Genomic segment of Ignavibacteriales bacterium:
TTGCGGAGAAGGAATAAATAATGAAGGATATTGTTCCCAATTATCGCCGCCGTCTTTAGTAACCACAAGAAAAAATTTTCCATCAATAGGATCGCTTAAAGCTATACCGTTTTTCTCGTTCCAGAATGCCATCCCATCAAAAAAAACTTTTGGATCTCTGTTCATATATTTTCTTTTCCAAGATTTACCACCATCAGTAGTTTTGAAAAAGAAAGCCGGCGCATCCGTACTCATTAAAATTGCAGTATTTTTATTAAACGCTTCTACATCACGGAAATCAAGTGCTTCAAATCCTTTAACCTTTCCATCTGTCCAAGTGTTGCCGCCATCTGTTGTCCTAAGAAATATTCCATTGGACCCACATGCCCAAGCTGTTAAGGAATCAATTACGGAGATACCACGCAGCGAAGAATTAGTTTTAGATTTTTGCATCTCAAAAGAAAAAAATAATTCTCCCTTTTTCTCTGCTACAATCGGCTTATCTTCTTTTTGTTTAACGGTTTCTTGCTGAGAGGTACAAGAAAAAAACAATATGGTTATAATCAGAAACGATAAAACAATTTTCATGCAGTTACCTTTTGTTCAAGAGAGAAATCCCATTCTGAAATATGTTTAATTTTTTAATAGCTGCGATTTGCTTATACATCAAGCTGAACCTACTCTTACGCCGTCTGTAATACTTGTATCCATCAGATATGTTTATAAACGAAGCGAAAAATATTGTTGCTTAGCAAAAAATAATTTCCCGCTTCGTTCAAAAGAGAGAAGAATAATTTTTCTATAAGAACTATTCTTTTTTTTCTAATAGACGACTTTCTAAATTCGATCTAATCTTCTTAACATT
This window contains:
- a CDS encoding YCF48-related protein; protein product: MKIVLSFLIITILFFSCTSQQETVKQKEDKPIVAEKKGELFFSFEMQKSKTNSSLRGISVIDSLTAWACGSNGIFLRTTDGGNTWTDGKVKGFEALDFRDVEAFNKNTAILMSTDAPAFFFKTTDGGKSWKRKYMNRDPKVFFDGMAFWNEKNGIALSDPIDGKFFLVVTKDGGDNWEQYPSLFIPSPQNGEAAFAASGTSITVAGKDLVWFGTGGGEQARIFLSEDNGENWRAFDSQIKSGSSSSGVFSICFKDELNGIAVGGDYKNDKDNIANISITDDGGLSWQSVKSNQPNGFRSCVSWNEKYKFYLTTGTSGTDYSIDNGKTWKAIDSRSFNSIGISKSDGSCFMVGDKGVIAKIKIK